Proteins from a single region of Apium graveolens cultivar Ventura chromosome 7, ASM990537v1, whole genome shotgun sequence:
- the LOC141674178 gene encoding uncharacterized protein LOC141674178 yields the protein MSPELQKQHKHMDAYVIIEHLKRMFEGHARQDRFNTSKDFYTFKQGECDSVGPPVLKMIGYMEYLATLGSAISPEAQIDLILQYLNDNYAQLLMNYNMNEIDKTPTELLAMLKTVETNIQKASHAPIMMALKPRGGAANGDTCHYCKKPGTAGIGKYNIDKGRSRPMSWQWSTCCC from the exons ATGAGTCCTGAGCTTCAGAAACAACATAAGCATATGGATGCTTATGTCATTATTGAGCACCTTAAACGAATGTTTGAAGGACATGCTCGTCAAGACAGGTTTAATACAAGTAAAGATTTTTATACATTCAAACAGGGTGAATGTGATTCGGTTGGACCGCCTGTTCTGAAGATGATCGGATATATGGAGTACCTTGCTACTTTGGGTTCCGCGATTAGTCCGGAAGCTCAGATAGATCTGATCTTGCAATATTTGAACGATAACTATGCTCAGTTATTAATGAATTACAACATGAATGAGATAGACAAGACACCTACCGAATTGTTGGCTATGTTAAAAACTGTTGAGACCAACATTCAGAAGGCGTCCCATGCTCCCATaatgatg GCTTTGAAGCCTAGAGGTGGTGCTGCAAATGGTGATACTTGTCACTATTGTAAGAAACCAG GAACTGCGGGGATTGGGAAGTATAACATTGAcaaagggagaagtcgacctatgAGTTGGCAGTGGAGCACATGTTGCTGCTAA